In Xanthocytophaga agilis, a genomic segment contains:
- a CDS encoding cytochrome c yields the protein MRYFSFPGIFSLCCATLLTACKLYYPVEQITYKPAQVSITEGKRLTMLMCGPCHYNASTKDYSGKKLEDSPEMLGHIYASNITRHTEAGIGSYKASELAYLIRTGISRTGKLMPYMKRPNISDEDLNTIITYLQSDDTLVKASARNPGKTKYTPIGRFGISMSKPLPYPTQASMKLSANKISRGRYLVDNLACFHCHSKSYPSLNIAEPEKSKGYMGGGNRMKGADNKTIQSPNLTFHATGIANWTEEDLRKALQEGISKNNQALAFPMPLYSELTKDEVSSIYAYLKSIPPIDNNVKRKDTNLRDGYSGKELYTNYSCKSCHGTDGKSPFDLTQAFNKYDNETLKKYIQNPKAFGNTQMPAFENIIPEEQYPVLIQYLEMLGQTHAPE from the coding sequence ATGCGATACTTTTCATTCCCAGGTATTTTTTCACTTTGCTGTGCTACCTTGTTGACAGCCTGTAAACTCTACTATCCTGTAGAACAGATAACTTATAAACCCGCTCAAGTGTCCATTACAGAAGGAAAGAGGTTGACTATGCTGATGTGTGGTCCTTGCCACTATAATGCCTCTACCAAAGATTATAGTGGTAAGAAACTCGAAGACTCTCCCGAAATGCTCGGACATATATATGCCAGTAACATTACCAGACATACCGAAGCAGGTATAGGTAGCTACAAAGCCAGCGAACTTGCGTACCTGATACGAACCGGCATTTCCAGAACAGGTAAACTGATGCCTTACATGAAACGTCCCAATATATCAGATGAAGATCTGAATACTATCATTACCTACCTCCAGTCAGATGATACACTGGTTAAAGCTTCTGCCCGAAATCCTGGTAAAACAAAATATACACCCATAGGACGATTCGGTATCAGTATGTCCAAACCACTTCCTTATCCTACTCAAGCCAGTATGAAGTTATCAGCAAACAAAATAAGCAGAGGGAGGTATCTGGTAGATAATCTGGCCTGTTTTCATTGTCACTCCAAAAGCTATCCGTCTCTGAACATTGCTGAGCCTGAAAAATCAAAAGGATACATGGGAGGAGGAAACAGAATGAAAGGTGCTGACAATAAAACTATTCAGTCACCTAACCTTACCTTTCATGCAACAGGTATCGCGAATTGGACAGAGGAAGATCTCAGAAAGGCATTACAGGAAGGTATCTCGAAAAACAATCAGGCTCTTGCGTTTCCAATGCCATTGTATTCAGAGCTTACAAAGGATGAAGTGTCTTCAATATATGCCTACCTCAAATCAATCCCCCCTATTGATAATAACGTAAAACGGAAAGATACCAACCTACGAGATGGTTATTCAGGAAAAGAACTATATACAAACTATTCCTGTAAGTCATGTCATGGTACTGATGGTAAAAGTCCTTTTGACCTCACACAAGCATTCAACAAATATGATAATGAAACACTAAAGAAATATATTCAGAATCCCAAAGCCTTTGGTAATACCCAAATGCCAGCTTTTGAAAATATCATTCCGGAAGAGCAATATCCAGTACTTATACAGTATTTGGAAATGCTTGGTCAAACCCATGCACCTGAATAA
- a CDS encoding ABC transporter permease, translating into MKPKSVVQPPRWATRLLHVFCPTHLLEEVEGDLEELFEQRIQYMGQTQARLRYVTDVLSLMRPSVIKQSKERSTILYTNMLRNYLTIAFRNLTKQKGYSFINITGLATGMAVAILIGLWIYDELSFNKQFKNHERIAQVWQFVSFSAEKSAYDVMPIPLGNELREKYSDFEAVSLAVRRGAILASGENQIARQGRYTEPDFIQMMSVPVVKGTSFTAKDVHVILLSESTAQAMFGTEDPINQVVKISNKETVKVIGVYKDFPYNSDFYEASFLAPWNLFLSTDEGAKQAKDQWDENSYLIYAQLKPGADFDQVSAKIKDIRMRKEDPPAYKPEFYLYPMDKWHLYSDFEDGVIVGGLIEFVWLFGIIGAFVLLLACINFMNLSTARSEKRAREVGIRKAIGSVRGQLIVQFFCESLLLSLLAFVLALAIVLFALPLFNQIADKQMAILWLNPWFWLVGIGFSVFTGLIAGSYPALYLSSFNPVKVLKGTFRAGRWSAIPRQVLVSFQFTVSILLIIGTIIVFRQIEHAKDRPVGYTRNGLIEVSMNTPDLKGHYDALRTDLKNTGVVAEMAEANAPITVQYGGTTDISWNGKTPDMHPLVMVNQVTHEYGKTIDWQIKEGRDFSREYSTDSSAVILNEEAAKLMNFKHPIGERVKSSGKEFIVIGVIKNLIKQSPFESPDPSVFILNYRAASIVTIKLAPGSNAADALPKIEDVFRKYNPSAPFEYKFVDEEYARKFSHEERIGKLAGIFASLAVLISVLGLFGLASFVAEQRTKEIGIRKILGATMGSLWQLLTKEFVVLVLISFVIATPISWYFLSKWLQYYEYRTSISWWIFVVTGAGALLLTILTVSFQSIKAALINPVRALRSE; encoded by the coding sequence ATGAAACCGAAGTCTGTTGTGCAGCCACCACGGTGGGCTACCCGCTTATTACATGTTTTTTGTCCTACTCACCTGCTTGAGGAGGTAGAAGGCGATCTGGAAGAATTGTTTGAGCAACGCATTCAATACATGGGACAGACGCAGGCCAGGTTACGATATGTGACAGATGTACTTAGCCTGATGAGACCATCTGTCATTAAACAATCTAAAGAACGTTCCACTATACTCTATACCAATATGCTTCGAAATTACCTGACTATTGCTTTTCGTAATCTCACCAAACAAAAAGGTTACTCCTTCATTAATATTACAGGTCTGGCAACAGGCATGGCAGTCGCGATATTGATCGGACTCTGGATATATGATGAACTTTCTTTTAATAAACAGTTCAAGAACCATGAACGGATTGCTCAGGTCTGGCAGTTTGTTTCGTTCTCAGCGGAAAAATCTGCCTATGATGTAATGCCCATTCCGTTAGGGAACGAATTACGTGAGAAATATTCAGATTTTGAAGCAGTGAGTCTGGCTGTTAGACGAGGGGCCATCTTAGCCTCTGGGGAGAATCAAATAGCCAGACAGGGGAGATATACAGAGCCTGATTTTATACAGATGATGTCTGTTCCGGTTGTGAAAGGTACAAGCTTTACCGCTAAAGATGTGCATGTTATCTTGCTGTCTGAGTCTACTGCACAGGCGATGTTCGGTACAGAAGATCCTATTAATCAAGTTGTGAAGATAAGCAACAAAGAAACGGTAAAGGTGATTGGTGTATACAAAGACTTTCCTTATAACAGTGATTTTTATGAGGCATCGTTTCTGGCTCCCTGGAATCTGTTTCTGTCAACAGATGAAGGGGCAAAGCAAGCAAAAGATCAATGGGACGAAAATTCCTATCTGATCTATGCCCAACTGAAACCCGGAGCAGATTTTGATCAGGTGTCTGCTAAAATAAAAGACATTCGCATGCGAAAAGAGGATCCTCCAGCATATAAACCTGAGTTTTATCTGTATCCTATGGATAAATGGCATCTCTATTCTGACTTTGAAGATGGTGTAATTGTGGGTGGACTCATTGAATTTGTGTGGTTGTTTGGTATTATCGGAGCCTTTGTTTTGCTACTAGCCTGTATCAATTTTATGAATCTCTCCACTGCCCGTAGTGAGAAGCGAGCAAGAGAGGTGGGTATTCGGAAAGCTATTGGTTCTGTTCGGGGACAGCTTATTGTCCAGTTTTTCTGTGAATCTTTGTTACTATCCTTACTGGCCTTTGTATTAGCATTGGCGATTGTATTGTTTGCATTGCCATTGTTTAATCAGATCGCAGACAAACAGATGGCTATTCTCTGGCTGAATCCCTGGTTCTGGTTAGTGGGAATTGGATTTAGCGTATTTACCGGATTGATAGCAGGAAGCTATCCAGCTTTATATCTGTCTTCCTTTAATCCAGTTAAGGTCTTAAAAGGAACGTTTCGGGCTGGGCGCTGGTCTGCTATTCCTCGTCAGGTATTGGTTTCCTTTCAGTTTACGGTTTCCATACTATTAATCATTGGGACGATTATTGTTTTTCGTCAGATCGAACATGCAAAAGATCGTCCTGTAGGATATACCCGCAATGGACTTATTGAAGTGAGTATGAATACACCTGATCTGAAAGGGCATTATGATGCTTTGCGAACTGATCTGAAAAATACAGGTGTGGTTGCTGAAATGGCTGAAGCAAATGCGCCTATTACTGTACAATATGGAGGCACAACAGATATATCATGGAATGGGAAAACCCCGGATATGCATCCGTTGGTAATGGTGAACCAGGTAACACATGAATATGGAAAAACCATTGATTGGCAAATCAAGGAAGGCCGTGATTTTTCCAGAGAATATTCTACAGATTCGTCGGCTGTTATTTTGAATGAGGAAGCAGCAAAACTCATGAATTTTAAACATCCGATAGGGGAGAGGGTGAAATCAAGTGGGAAGGAATTTATTGTGATCGGAGTAATTAAAAATCTGATTAAACAATCTCCTTTTGAGTCGCCTGATCCTTCAGTTTTTATACTGAATTACCGGGCAGCTAGTATTGTTACCATTAAACTAGCCCCTGGATCAAATGCTGCAGATGCACTTCCAAAAATAGAAGATGTTTTTCGAAAATATAATCCGTCTGCTCCCTTTGAATACAAGTTTGTAGATGAAGAGTATGCCCGGAAGTTTTCGCATGAAGAACGTATTGGTAAACTAGCTGGGATATTTGCCAGTCTGGCTGTGCTAATTAGTGTATTGGGCTTATTTGGCCTAGCTTCGTTTGTAGCTGAACAACGTACCAAAGAAATTGGTATCCGAAAAATATTAGGAGCTACAATGGGTAGTCTCTGGCAGTTATTAACCAAAGAGTTTGTCGTGTTGGTGCTCATTTCATTTGTCATTGCCACGCCAATTAGCTGGTATTTTCTTAGCAAGTGGTTGCAATACTATGAATACCGTACCTCTATTTCCTGGTGGATTTTTGTTGTTACTGGTGCAGGTGCCTTATTACTTACAATCCTGACCGTAAGTTTTCAGTCTATCAAAGCCGCATTAATTAACCCTGTACGTGCGTTACGCAGTGAATAA
- a CDS encoding OsmC family protein codes for MIISATIRNSNQENDITVSTNTNTKEVSIPGKTDGRGSSVNGGELLFLALATCFCNDVYREAARREMQIELVEVTVSGEFGKEGEAGSNITYTASIQSSNSSAEKIKDLILHVDKVAEIHNTLRKGVSVSLKE; via the coding sequence ATGATCATTTCTGCTACTATCAGGAACAGTAATCAGGAAAATGATATTACAGTTTCTACAAACACTAATACCAAAGAGGTTTCTATTCCAGGCAAGACAGACGGTCGTGGTTCTTCTGTCAATGGGGGAGAACTTTTGTTTCTAGCTCTGGCCACTTGTTTTTGCAATGATGTTTACAGAGAAGCTGCCCGAAGAGAAATGCAGATAGAGCTGGTGGAAGTAACGGTTTCCGGAGAGTTTGGTAAGGAAGGAGAAGCTGGCTCAAATATCACATACACTGCCTCTATTCAATCATCCAATAGTTCTGCTGAGAAAATTAAAGACTTGATTTTGCATGTGGATAAAGTGGCTGAAATACATAATACATTGCGAAAAGGTGTAAGCGTTTCACTGAAAGAATAA